Within Calidithermus timidus DSM 17022, the genomic segment CACCAGGTCCTCGACCTTACGGCTGAGGGCATCGGCCACGATGCGAAGGTTGGCTTCCACGGGGAAATCCAGGTTGACCTTACCTGCCGCCGGGGGCCCCACCACCAGCTTTTCCATGTACATATCGGGGGCGTGCAGCAGGCCGCCCTTCTCGCTGATGGCGATGACGGTGATGGCGTTGGGGAGGCCCTTGGCCGTGATGTTGGTGCCCTCCACCGGGTCTACGGCGATATCCACCTCGGGGCCACCCTTGCCCACCTTCTCACCGATATAGAGCATGGGGGCCTCGTCCATCTCCCCCTCCCCGATCACCACCGTTCCGGAGATGGGTAGCTCGTTCAGCACCTCGCGCATCGCCTCGGTGCCGGCCGCGTCCACCGCTTCCTTGTCGCCCATTCCCGCCAGACGGCTCACCGCGAGCGCAGCCTGCTCGGTGACGCGGACCACCTCGAGCACCATCAGGTGTTCAATATCCATGACGATGTCCATGCCCTGAGCCTACCAGAGCCTGGCGCTTCGGCGGGCCCGGTAGCGTTTCCAAGGGACTGAGGGCGGGGAGCTAGCGGCCTTTGGCGACATTGCGCTGCCACAGTACCCGCGCCAGGTCGTCGGGCGAGAGGCCCAGTTCGGCCAGGGTAAACAGCAGGTGGAACAGCAAGTCGGCGGCTTCCCAGCTCAGCTCCTCACCGTTGGCGTTCTTGGCGGCGATGATAAGCTCCCCAGCCTCCTCGCCGATCTTTTTGAGCACGCGGTCGAGGCCCTCTTGGTGCATCCTGGCGACGTAAGAGCCCTCCGGCAACTCGCGCAGGCGCTGCTGGATGGTGCGGTAGACCTGCTCGAGCACCTCTCCCAGCGGTGGGTGCTCGGCGGCCTCGGTCAGGGGGTTGTGGAAACAGCTCTCCGCCCCGGTGTGGCAGGCGGGGCCCTGGGGTTCAACCCGGTAGACTACCGCGTCGCGGTCGCAATCGAGCAGCACCTCGAGCACCTTCTGGCGGTTACCCGAGGTAGCCCCCTTGACCCACAACTCGCCCCGGCTGCGGCTAAAGAAGGTGGAATAGCCCGTGAGCAGGGTCTGGGTCAGGGCTTCGCGGTTGGCGTAGGCCAGGGTTAGCACCTTGCCCGAGTGCGCATCCTGGACGATTACCGGGACCAAGCCCTTCTCGTCGAACTTCACGGCCTCGAGATTCACGCCACGACCTCGATTCTCACGGGGACACCCCGCTGCTGGAGGTAGCCTTTGAGCTCTTGTACGGCGATCTCCCCGAAGTGGAACACGCTCGCCGCCAGCGCCGCGTCGGCACCGCCCTCGGTGAGTACCTCGGCGAAGTGCTCCTTGCGCCCTGCCCCCCCTGAGGCGATCACCGGGATGCTCACGGCCTCGGCGACGCTGCGGGTGAGCTCGAGGTCGTAGCCATCCTTGGTGCCGTCCTTGTCCATGCTGGTAAGGAGGATTTCCCCCGCGCCGAGCTCGGCCCCCCGCACCGCCCACTCCACCGCGTCGAGG encodes:
- the hisIE gene encoding bifunctional phosphoribosyl-AMP cyclohydrolase/phosphoribosyl-ATP diphosphatase HisIE, yielding MNLEAVKFDEKGLVPVIVQDAHSGKVLTLAYANREALTQTLLTGYSTFFSRSRGELWVKGATSGNRQKVLEVLLDCDRDAVVYRVEPQGPACHTGAESCFHNPLTEAAEHPPLGEVLEQVYRTIQQRLRELPEGSYVARMHQEGLDRVLKKIGEEAGELIIAAKNANGEELSWEAADLLFHLLFTLAELGLSPDDLARVLWQRNVAKGR